From the genome of Danio rerio strain Tuebingen ecotype United States chromosome 2, GRCz12tu, whole genome shotgun sequence, one region includes:
- the si:dkeyp-73d8.8 gene encoding cystatin-like protein, translating to MRGFLILLSVLLVLEATERNKTYEQLNRETRGIVDKAIEKANEELGKQQHLDYSSILQANDGKRMLHVLLKPTSCEKKTPAVHQGNCKIREKAKPQVSCVACHEDINCFFLREHEKSREAVRNCLGLNVYHPGRGNFMSLIGGNAQKTGCLGCV from the exons ATGAGAGGATTCCTGATACTGCTCAGCGTTCTGCTGGTGCTGGAGGCAACAGAGAGAAACAAGACTTATGAACAACTAAACCGAGAAACTCGAGGAATTGTTGACAAGGCTATAGAAAAAGCCAATGAGGAACTTGGAAAACAGCAACACCTTGATTATTCTTCCATTTTACAAGct AATGATGGAAAACGCATGCTGCATGTGTTATTAAAACCCACCTCATGTGAGAAGAAAACTCCAGCCGTTCATCAGGGAAACTGTAAAATCAGGGAAAAGGCTAAG CCTCAGGTGTCTTGTGTTGCCTGTCATGAAGACATTAATTGTTTCTTTCTCAGAGAGCATGAAAAG TCAAGAGAAGCTGTACGTAATTGTTTAGGACTGAATGTTTATCATCCCGGTAGAGGAAATTTTATGTCCCTGATAGGAGGAAATGCGCAAAAAACTGGATGTCTTGGTTGTGTCTGA
- the si:dkeyp-73d8.9 gene encoding uncharacterized protein isoform X1, giving the protein MRRFLILLSVLLVLEGNEAYEQLNQHEQRIVDKAIKQANEELGKQQHLDYSSILQANDGKRMLHVLLKPTSCEKKTPADHQGNCEIRHKAKPQVSCVACHEDINCFPLREHVKTTKAINDCLTSLSQQGGGLVLS; this is encoded by the exons ATGAGAAGATTTCTGATACTGCTCAGCGTTCTGCTGGTGCTGGAGGGAAACGAGGCTTATGAGCAACTAAACCAACATGAACAAAGAATTGTTGACAAGGCTATAAAACAAGCCAATGAGGAACTTGGAAAACAGCAGCATCTTGATTATTCTTCCATTTTACAAGCT AATGATGGAAAACGCATGCTGCATGTGTTATTAAAACCCACCTCATGTGAGAAGAAAACTCCAGCCGATCATCAGGGAAACTGTGAAATCCGACATAAGGCTAAG CCTCAGGTGTCTTGTGTTGCCTGTCATGAAGACATAAATTGTTTCCCTCTCAGAGAGCATGTAAAG ACAACAAAAGCTATAAATGATTGTTTGACCAGTTTATCGCAACAGGGGGGAGGGCTTGTATTGTCCTAG